The Coffea arabica cultivar ET-39 chromosome 1e, Coffea Arabica ET-39 HiFi, whole genome shotgun sequence genome has a window encoding:
- the LOC113707587 gene encoding alpha carbonic anhydrase 7, translating into MEYLTRKALFCCFFVFTTFACNLARAEEVEDEKEFSYDERSHRGPAHWGEIRPEWSMCNHGSMQSPIDLLDARVQVVSSLGRLHRAYKPSNATLVNRGHDMMLRWVDDAGHIHINGTLYHLRQCHWHSPSEHSINGKRYDLEAHLVHEALNGKIAVIGIIYEIGRSDSFLSMMENKLKALADTRDLEKVVGVIDPKQIKLGSRKYYRYIGSLTTPPCTQNVVWTIVKKVRTVTRDQVKMIREAVHDESEANARPLQPLHNRPIRMYRPHAKEEED; encoded by the exons ATGGAGTATCTTACAAGAAAAGCCTTGTTTTGCTGCTTCTTCGTTTTTACGACCTTTGCATGTAATCTGGCACGAGCTGAAGAAGTAG AGGATGAAAAGGAATTTAGTTACGATGAAAGAAGCCACAGGGGACCAGCTCACTGGGGGGAGATTCGGCCAGAGTGGAGCATGTGTAACCATGGTAGCATGCAGTCTCCGATTGATCTGCTGGATGCAAGAGTTCAAGTTGTGTCAAGCTTGGGAAGACTTCATAGGGCTTACAAACCTTCTAATGCCACTCTCGTGAATAGAGGCCACGATATGATG TTGAGATGGGTTGATGATGCTGGGCATATTCATATAAACGGGACCTTATATCATCTCAGACAGTGTCACTGGCACTCACCTAGTGAACATTCTATTAATGGCAAAAG GTACGATCTAGAGGCGCATTTGGTTCATGAAGCCCTCAATGGAAAGATCGCTGTAATTGGAATCATATATGAGATCGGACGATCCGATTCCTTTTTATCTATG ATGGAGAATAAATTAAAGGCTCTAGCTGATACAAGAGATTTGGAGAAAGTTGTGGGTGTTATTGATCCAAAGCAGATAAAGTTAGGAAGCAGGAAGTATTATAGGTACATTGGCTCGCTAACGACTCCTCCTTGCACTCAAAATGTCGTCTGGACAATTGTTAAGAAG GTTAGAACTGTTACTAGAGATCAAGTGAAAATGATTCGAGAAGCAGTACACGAT gaGTCGGAAGCCAATGCAAGACCACTCCAACCATTACATAATCGCCCGATCAGAATGTACAGGCCGCATGCTAAGGAAGAAGAAGATTGA